gagaagagcaCCACAATGGAGCACCCTGCCACATTATAACTATGAACTTCAGTATGCCCTATTTTAGTGCATAACTTAGCataatttttcacatcttttggaaataaaaatgatttccaaTTGTTTTCAGCTCCCtcgctgcaaaaacactaaatcttaccaagtagttttagtctagtttattgtgcaaacatcttagtacacttaagaTAAGCCACAACTAACtcatgagtaacttttcaggaggatataggagcttgttttaagtcagtgattccttaatattgatgaaaaaatactagttccattggcagattatttcacttataactggggaaaaaatgttttgttttaagtatcaTATTCTGTCAATCGAACTAATAATTCTTCagcaattttaaggaattatttacttaaacaagcttctatatcttgcttaaaagttgcttattggtcagtttttgtcttcttattaagttattttcactagaaactgtacaaaaagaggaaaaaaaattgctaaaattttgccttaaaaattcaactttactgatcccaaagggaaattaaatgttgttgtaactcatatagTTTTGGTAAATGATAACATTACCCAAACCACGAATTTCAGTAATTACCATTGGCCAGAAAGGGAGTCGGAATTAGCGGCTTCCTTGGCATCATCTGGGTCAACAGGCCCGCCCgtttcccctttttctgttttcggGCGCAATGTTTCCTTTTCACCGTTGGTACCCTGCTGTGCCAGTCCATTGTCCTCAAGAGTCGCTGTCTCTCAAGTGCGTATTTTAGCCTTGGAGATATGTTACCAGCTCAACTGTCTCCAATAGCCATCAGCTAAGCCGAGCTGCATTcagccataaagtttgttttgattcaaacTTCAGCAGTTTTCTAGTTGTTCTGCTGAGGTGGTGACATCAATTTGTGACATCACACGAAATGATGTCACAAAGAGTGATGCACTGGAGTGCATCAAAAAGCTGCACTCTTGAAATCTACCGTCATAACCATTTCAGACGAGAGAGCGAGAGGAAATAGAAGGATTGTCTCCGAACTAAAGATTGAAACGGAAAGCTTTTCAAGTCAACTCTTAACaaaccaataaagaaaaacatttagaagtttTTGGaattgtcaagaaaaaaaacaacaaacaatgaGTGAAAGCGGTATGCCGTCGACTTCTGCTTGTGAACAACAAGCCTTAGAAAGAGAGACCCTAAAGCTCCAACGGATCCTGAAAGAAGTCAATAGGATGTCAATAGAGAGACAGACtctaataaaatcaaatgaggAGTTGAGGATCCAActtacaaacatacaaaaagccACGGTTGAGAAAGACATGCTGCTTAGCGAGAAAGAGGAGGACTTTAAAAAGGTGTTCGACctcaacaaaattttaaaagaggaaaacaacaaactggagcagaaaactACCGACTTGGGCCAGAAAAACACTGCCCTGGAGATTGAAAAAACTgccctggagaaggaaaaaactGCTGTAGGGCAGAAAAGCACCACCCTTGAACAAGTAAACGCTGctctggaaaaggaaaagacCAATCTGGAACAGAAAATCGCCACCCTGGAGCAGAAGAATAGTGccttggagagaaaaaacactGCCCTGGGTCAGAAAAGCACCACCCTGGAGCAAATAATCACCACGCTGAAGGAGGAAAACACCGCCCTTCAGGGTCTGGAAAACACTGCCCCAGAGAAGGACAAGACCACCCTGGAGAAAAcagagtgtttttctttttccttagaaaaggaaaaacataccCTGACGCAGAAAAACAGCAccctggagacagaaaaaactgctctgaagcagaaaatcactgccttggaaatggaaaaaaataccctggagcaggaaaaaactgcCTTAGAGCAAAAGAATAGTGccctggaggaggaaaacacCACACTGGAGGAGAAAATTACTAccttagaaaaagaaaaccatactctggagcataaaaaaaattatataaaacataaaaatatcaccCTTGAGCAAGTAAAGTTCgccctggagaaggaaaactaCGCCCTGGTGGATGAAAACAGGACCTTGGAGAAGAGAATGGCCACCCGGAAGGAGGAATGTACCGCACTGTCGGAGAACAACGCCACATTGGAGCAGGAAATATGTGACTTAGAGAAAAGAATTGAAgccctggagcaggaaaactcCAGACAGTGGCACAAAAACACCTctctggagcaggaaaaaactgctCTGGAACAGAAAACCACCACAATGGAGCAAATTACCACTGCCTTGGAGCAGAAAATCGCCGCCCTGGgtcagaaaaacactgaactggAGCACGAAAACACTGCCCTTCAGGGTCTGAAAAACAATTCCCTGGAGAAGGAAATGACCaacctggagcagaaaatcactgccttagaaaaggagagaaatacaCTGGAGCAGGAAAATACTGCCTTAAAGCAAAAGAATAGAgccctggagcaggaaaacaccacactggagcaggaaaacaccacactggagcagaaaatcacTTCCTTAGAAGAGGAAATCAATACTCTggggcataaaaaaaattatataaaacataaaaatatcatcCTTGAGCAAGCAAAGTTCGGcctggagaaggaaaactaCGCCCTAATGGATGAAAACAGGACCTTGGAGAAGAGAATGGCCACCCGGAAGGAGGAATGTACCGCACTGTTGGAGAACAACGCCACCTTGGAGCAGGAAATATGTGACTTAGAGAAAAGAATTGAAgccctggagcaggaaaactcCAGACAGTGGCACAAAAACACCTctctggagcaggaaaaaactgctCTGGAACAGAAAACCACCACAATGGAGCAAATTACCACTGCCTTGGAGCAGAAAATCGCCGCCCTGGgtcagaaaaacactgaactggAGCACGAAAACACTGCCCTTCAGGGTCTGAAAAACGATTCCCTGGAGAAGGAAATGACCaacctggagcagaaaatcactgccttagaaaaggagagaaatacactggagcaggaaaacaataAACTTGAACAGGAAAAAACTGCTCTCGGACAGAAAAGCAACACCCTTGAGCAAGCAAACACCgccctggagaaggaaaacaccGCCCTGAAGCAGTTAAACATTGccctgaagcaggaaaacaacgACCACGGTCAGAAAAACAACTccttggagcaggaaaaaactgctCTAGGGCAGAGAAACACCACCCTGGAGCAGAGAAACACCGACATGGCACAGAAAATCACTGTcttggaaaaggaaagaattacCCTGAAGCAGGAAATCTTTACTTTAAAGCAGGTAAACGACATCTTGGAAGAGGAAGGCAACTTTTTTGAGCgtgaaaaaatctattttgaggAGAAATACCTCTTTTTGGAGCAAATAAACGCGGCCCGGAAGCAGAAATGCGCTGCTCTGGAGCAAAAAAGCTCAGCATTGGAAAAAATAATCGACGCCTTGGAGCAGGAAAAGGCTGCCGTGGAGGAGAAAAGCGCTGCCTCGGAGCATATGCGCACTGTGCTGCAGCTTGAATTAGAAAATCTGAACCATtgtatgaggaaaaaaatggaacagcagaaccaggagacATCAGAAGAAGAAACCCAGGAAAACATCCAGCCAGTTTCAGAACAGCCACAAGAGCAGGCGCCTATATTGAAACGTGCGATCGGAGGCTGTATTGACACTCTCAGATACTGGACTGAAATATTCTACTTTTAAGTAAAGAAGTGTCATAAGGGCTCCAGGCTTCACACTTGATTATCGGTGGCAGTGGAATGGACAACAGGAGGACAACAGGACTGCGGTGTCAGGGGAAGCTTGACACTAGGGGGCTGATAGCGGAAGAGCTTAATGCTTGAAAGATGTTGGCAGGAGAGCTTGAGGCCCGCTGGACTGCTGAGTCCATAccgagtcctgttggtctccaggctgacctccagggctttgTAGCGAGTCCTGTCGTTCTcctggctgacctccagagattcgtagcgagtcctgttgatctcctggctgacctccagagattcgtagcgagtcctgttgatctccaggctgacctccagagattcgtagcgagtcctgtcggtctccaggctgacctccagggctcaGTAgtgagtcctgttgatctccaggctgacctccagggctttgtagcgagtcctgtcggtctcctggctgacctccagagattcgtagcgagtcctgttgatctcctggctgacctccagagattcgtagcgagtcctgttggtctccaggctgacctccagagattcgtagcgagtcctgttgatctccaggctgacctccagagattcgtagcgagtcctgtcggtctcctggctgacctccagagattcgtagcgagtcctgtcggtctcctggctgacctccagagattcgtagcgagtcctgtcggtctcctggctgacctccagagattcgtagcgagtcctgtcggtctccaggctgacctccagagattcgtagcgagtcctgtcggtctccaggctgacctccagggcttcgtagcgagtcctgttggtctccaggctgacctccagagattcgtagcgagtcctgttgatctccaggctgacctccagagattcgtagcgagtcctgttggtctccaggctgacctccagggcttcgtagcgagtcctgttgatctccaggctgacctccagagattcgtagcgagtcctgttgatctccaggctgacctccagagattcgtagcgagtcctgttgatctccaggctgacctccagagattcgtagcgagtcctgtcgatctccaggctgacctccagagattcgtagcgagtcctgtcgatctccaggctgacctccagagattcgtagcgagtcctgtcgatctccaggctgacctccagagattcgtagcgagtcctgtcggtctccaggctgacctccagagattcgtagcgagtcctgtcggtctccaggctgacctccagggcttcgtagcgagtcctgtcggtctccaggctgacctccagagattcgtagcgagtcctgtcggtctcctggctgacctccagggcttagtagcgagtcctgttgatctccaggctgacctccagggattcatagcgagtcctgttggtctctcGGCCACTGCCAATGTTCCCCGAGGTTTCTACTATGTCGCCGGCATCCTCCTAGGTTTCCGCTCCGCCGCCATCGTCCTCCAAGGCTGCTGTTCCGCCACTGTCCTCCTCAGATTCTTTTGGTGATCCTTAGTTGTTTCCATTTAATTCTGCCTTGTTTTCCACATCTGTTCTTCATTAGTGAttctaattatgtttatttcttgtttctagttatttttctttgttctatTTAGGTTCCTTTAGTCTACTTACTCATTTGAGGTTGTATTTTGGTTATTTCCCCTTGTGTTCCTCCAGCAGTTGGAAAATAAGGGAATCTAAAATGATTGATTGTATATTGTAATTGTAAAGACATGCAATTTTACTGCGGCTGGGTGGGACAAATATGTCTGGAGAGACATATTTGGCCTGTCTCTCCAGgccaaatatatttataaataaaatatttatatataaatattttatttataaataaatatatttataaataaatatccatatttatatataaatattttatttataaataaatatatttataaataaatattttatttataaataaataaagaaggtatctattttaaataaataattttttttatttataaataaatttgattatttatttaaaataaataaataaataaataaataaataaatacatttattttatataaataaatttgcttattttacataaataaaataaatttatttatttaaataaataaccttttggcgaccataaataaattaattaaattaattaattaatgtaatttattatttatttattgataaataaataataaatgtatttatttataaataaataaaataaatttatttataaataaatttaaatatttatttaaaataaataaattaattaatttaaaaaaaatcaaccaatctCTTCTTTGGAGTGGATCCTGGAAACGTCTGCATTGATTTAAACTATCaatatttgaaaactttctaaagACTGTTTGattacttatttaatttttaaaagtataatttctCCAAGTTAGTAGTTGTTAAGATTAGACAGTGACACTGTGTCATTTTAGGGCTCATGCAAACCGATTGTGGACTTTTTGGTGACCATGTTCATTTTATTCCTGGGTCAGCTGGACCACAGTGTTCCACTCGTTGGCATGCAGTTCTCCCTCTGTCTCTATAAATGGAAACAATGTCCTCGTTTGTCAACTGTCCATTCaaaaggaaagaggaggagaaaaatgcTGATCGACTTACAATGCAatgtagtttgtttgtttttagtctaTGGTTATATCTGCTCAAGTTGTGGGCAAGTCCAGTGCAGATTGAATGACGTGACGTGGGAACATACACTCACTAcatgctgtgatttttatttgctaccGCACCTATTCACGGATTTAATTTGTGCAACATAACTATCAAATCATTCAAAGAAAATCTGCCTATTTGCAGATacagcatatctaaaatattagaaaGAAAAGGCATCTTGGGAAACGGAAACACAAAGCTCCTTGACATTGTATTGGCTGGCACCTttgtaaagcagccaatccaggagcgccatTCATTTTTCTTGGTGTTTATTGGATGTAACCCAACAGTGGAGAGAAGGAAGACTGTTGACATTAACTTCTGCGGTAGTGCTaagacagtttccactgtgaATACTAATGTATATTGTAATATATATGGTgcttaaactattaaaatgaaacattgcaAGCATTTTTAGAAGGGGTCTCAAGTATTTGCATATTGCAGATATTTGCAGGTGGTTGTGCTCGCTAACCTCTGTGAATTCAGGCTGTCCAACTCCACAGTAATGCGTTTTGTTATCTTTGTTAGAGAGGAACCGTGAAATGGTCTGGCAACCTGAAAGTGACAGTTCTATGCTTGGTGGCGGACATTTTTCGACGGCTGAATTCTAATTGATGGAACCAACtgcaacactcttcagtgtggatggTTTTACTACATGAAGTTACCTGTATGAAAAAAATGACCTTCTGATATCAAGAAGGCCCTATCTGGAGAGAAAAATCATAAAGATCAATTTTGTGCAGAAACGTCACAGGTgatgaaggaaagaaacaaaagcctTGAACTTTGGTTTGTCTACTGCAGTGCTCTCTACAGTGCTGCTTTAGGGGAAACTTTCTTCAAACTGATTTACGAAGCCAAGTGATCTCCTTCCATCCCACCCTCGGTCACCTCGGCCTTCTCACTGCAGCTGCCTTCCCGGGACACGCTGCATGCTGACTGATGATGCCCTCGGGTTCCACACGAGAAACACACATCACCGTCTCCAGCTGTTGTCAGCAGTTACAACCTTCAAGTTTGATGGCCTTTCTGCATTCCTGCCCCTCTCCTGTCACCTGCGCTCCGGGGGGGGCAACAAATCAAGCCGCTAATGTTTTAGCAACTGAAGACCGTTGTGAAAGACAAACCGCTGCTACTGAGACATGAAAACGTCCTTTATTTCTTAAACAATCGAACAATTTGGAAGGGAATTCACAGAAGGGTGAGGTCAAGCTGTGAGGCAACGATATTCTTTATCACATGTTAAAGAGCGTCCAATTAGAAGCCTAACAATATGCTCATAACGTTCCTGCAAAGACAGGACATAAGGATAAATCACATtagaaaactatttataaacTGTACCAATCACTAATGAATTCGTGGGGAGAATAACACACTGCATATAAAAGCAGGATTGGAAAACGAAGACAATCTAACATTAACAACAGATGAAGGGGAGTTAATCTGTACACAATAGTGGACTACAACAtgcgccccctggtggaagAATAtgaattgtgctttttttttgaaCACCAAGCCGAAAGACTAAATATTGACTTTGGACCGATTGTTGGAGACCGTGTGGACCAAAGTCATTATAGTTAACTAAAAGTAACGAAGtaaccaaaactgaaattgggaaaacattttcgttaactgaaataaataaaaacggtaATTAATTGGGGGGAATCTTAGCTAACAGGAACTACAGTgtgcatttataaaactaactagAACATACTGAAATTGTAGATATAATATGTTTTGCTTCCGTGTTTATGAATCCCTTTATTAGCCTTTCAAGCAAcacccccaaacacacacacactcacaagcAGTTCCCGGGAGCTATCAGCAAATTACAGCCCTTCAAATCTTTCCTGGTGGCAATTATGCACTAGCccataaaaaaagacaccagAGTCAGTCGGTTGATCAATAATAATtgaagaatattttgaaaatagtatCCTCTGTTGCATATTCATTACCCAAAGGATGAATATACAATCACAATATTCTATGTAGCCTaagctataaaaaaattaaccaaagtataaaagaacaaactataataactaataaaaaataaactaattctaatcaatatttaactaataataacaaataagaacaagcaaacacacgtgaaaactatttaaaactagctgaagaaacaaaaagggggaaaaaaaggaactgtttttcaaaattatctttacaaaataaaaatctgaatattgtggtatgcatttgtattcaggctccgttgaaaaatactttgtagaaccacttttTAATGCATTCTAGTTCTAacacctgcgacagactggcgacctgtccagggtgtaccccgcctctcgcccggaacgcagataggcaccagcaaccctcccgaccccattagggacgaagggtgtatagaaaatggatggatggatggatagttctAACACTTTCATATTATTATATGGATTTCTGGGTTTGGACTGAAGGTCACACACAACACGCTAATTCTGCTCTTCGGAAATAACAATTATGAAAATTTGAAGGCGAGTGCGCATTAGGGCTCGCGCTGACCACAGGCGAGGTCTTCGCCGGGACGACGGCTGAACTCGAAGAGAGTTTCAGGGTTCGAGCGACGGTGGTGTCAATATGAGCCCCGTGATTCTGCTGCGCCGTTTCCCCCAGTGGGACGAGATTAAACAAATCCTCGCCACAGTGCTCGTCTGCGGCTGAGCAGAGCACGGAGATTTACG
The sequence above is a segment of the Gambusia affinis linkage group LG17, SWU_Gaff_1.0, whole genome shotgun sequence genome. Coding sequences within it:
- the LOC122846781 gene encoding girdin-like; protein product: MSESGMPSTSACEQQALERETLKLQRILKEVNRMSIERQTLIKSNEELRIQLTNIQKATVEKDMLLSEKEEDFKKVFDLNKILKEENNKLEQKTTDLGQKNTALEIEKTALEKEKTAVGQKSTTLEQVNAALEKEKTNLEQKIATLEQKNSALERKNTALGQKSTTLEQIITTLKEENTALQGLENTAPEKDKTTLEKTECFSFSLEKEKHTLTQKNSTLETEKTALKQKITALEMEKNTLEQEKTALEQKNSALEEENTTLEEKITTLEKENHTLEHKKNYIKHKNITLEQVKFALEKENYALVDENRTLEKRMATRKEECTALSENNATLEQEICDLEKRIEALEQENSRQWHKNTSLEQEKTALEQKTTTMEQITTALEQKIAALGQKNTELEHENTALQGLKNNSLEKEMTNLEQKITALEKERNTLEQENTALKQKNRALEQENTTLEQENTTLEQKITSLEEEINTLGHKKNYIKHKNIILEQAKFGLEKENYALMDENRTLEKRMATRKEECTALLENNATLEQEICDLEKRIEALEQENSRQWHKNTSLEQEKTALEQKTTTMEQITTALEQKIAALGQKNTELEHENTALQGLKNDSLEKEMTNLEQKITALEKERNTLEQENNKLEQEKTALGQKSNTLEQANTALEKENTALKQLNIALKQENNDHGQKNNSLEQEKTALGQRNTTLEQRNTDMAQKITVLEKERITLKQEIFTLKQVNDILEEEGNFFEREKIYFEEKYLFLEQINAARKQKCAALEQKSSALEKIIDALEQEKAAVEEKSAASEHMRTVLQLELENLNHCMRKKMEQQNQETSEEETQENIQPVSEQPQEQAPILKRAIGGCIDTLRYWTEIFYF